A part of Sander vitreus isolate 19-12246 chromosome 8, sanVit1, whole genome shotgun sequence genomic DNA contains:
- the slc25a44a gene encoding solute carrier family 25 member 44a, with translation MHQKGAIQIIEWEDLDKRKFYSLGVFMTLTTRATVYPASLIRTLLQVQKGKALYSGTFDAFCKILRAEGVRGLYRGFMVNTFTLISGQAYITTYELVREYVSQYSPSNTVKSVVAGGAASLVAQTITVPIDVVSQQLMMQGQGEHLTRFKAKPKRMLATTKRRLTFGQSRDITVQIFAADGFRGFYRGYVASLLTYIPNSALWWPFYHFYAEQLSLLAPSECPHLILQALAGPMAAATASTITNPMDVVRARVQVEGRSSVIETFKQLLAEEGVWGMTKGLSARIISSTHTSVLIVVGYETLKRLSLRAELVESRHW, from the exons ATGCATCAGAAAGGTGCAATCCAAATTATCGAATGGGAGGACCTGGACAAGAGGAAGTTCTACTCCCTGGGTGTGTTCATGACTTTGACCACCAGGGCCACCGTCTACCCGGCCAGCCTCATCCGCACTCTGCTCCAGGTGCAGAAGGGGAAGGCCCTCTACTCCGGCACATTTGATGCTTTCTGTAAGATCCTGCGAGCGGAGGGTGTGCGAGGCCTCTACCGTGGCTTTATGGTCAATACGTTCACCCTGATCTCAGGACAGGCTTATATCACCACCTATGAACTGGTGCGCGAGTATGTGTCCCAGTACTCGCCCAGTAACACGGTAAAGTCGGTGGTGGCTGGAGGCGCAGCTTCCCTGGTGGCCCAGACCATCACTGTGCCCATAGATGTGGTGTCCCAGCAACTGATGATGCAAGGACAGGGGGAACACCTGACTCGTTTCAAGGCCAAACCGAAAAGGATGCTCGCAACAACTAAGCGCAGACTGACGTTCGGGCAAAGCCGTGACATTACTGTGCAGATATTCGCAGCCGATGGTTTCAGGGGATTTTACAGGGGCTACGTGGCATCCCTACTCACGTACATCCCAAACAGTGCACTCTGGTGgcctttttatcatttttatgcAG AGCAGCTGTCCTTGTTGGCACCGAGTGAGTGCCCCCATCTGATTCTGCAGGCTTTGGCAGGACCAATGGCGGCAGCAACCGCCTCCACCATCACCAACCCCATGGATGTTGTTCGAGCCAGAGTACAG GTGGAGGGCCGATCATCTGTTATCGAGACGTTCAAGCAGCTGCTGGCAGAGGAGGGGGTCTGGGGGATGACCAAGGGGTTGTCGGCCCGCATCATTTCCTCCACGCACACGTCGGTGCTCATCGTGGTTGGATACGAGACTCTGAAGAGACTAAGCCTGCGAGCTGAGCTCGTAGAGTCCAGACACTGGTGA
- the skic8 gene encoding superkiller complex protein 8, producing MSTQYSILFKQEHAHDDAIWTAAWGKSEADGTETIVTGSLDDMVKVWKWSDEKLELQWTLEGHQLGVVSVDISHNGAIAASSSLDAHIRLWDLESGKQIKSMDAGPVDAWSVAFSPDSKYIATGSHLGKVNIFGVESGKKEYSLDTRGKFILSIAYSPDGKHLASGAIDGIINIFDIATGKLLHTLEGHAMPIRSLTFSPDSQLLVTASDDGYIKIYDVQHAKLAGTLSGHGSWVLNVAFSPDNTHFVSSSSDKSVKVWDASSRACINTFFDHQDQVWCVKYNSNGSKIISAGDDRAIHIYDCPM from the exons ATGAGCACTCAA TATAGCATTCTTTTCAAGCAAGAACACG CACACGATGATGCTATCTGGACAGCAGCGTGGGGTAAAAGTGAGGCGGATGGGACAGAAACTATAGTCACCGGCTCACTAGATGATATGGTGAAAGTCTGGAAATG GTCAGATGAGAAGCTGGAGCTGCAGTGGACTCTGGAGGGCCACCAGCTGGGTGTGGTGTCAGTGGACATCAGTCACAACGGAGCGATCGCCGCCTCCAGCTCCCTCGACGCTCACATCCGTCTCTGGGACCTAGAGTCTGGGAAACAGATCAAGTCCATGGACGCTGGACCAG TTGACGCATGGTCGGTCGCCTTCTCCCCAGACTCTAAATACATTGCCACAGGAAGCCATCTTGGCAAGGTCAACATCTTTGGTGTGGAAAGTGGCAAGAAGGAATATTCCCTGGACACTCGAGGAAAATTCATCCTGAGTATAGCTTAC AGCCCTGATGGAAAACATTTGGCCAGTGGAGCCATCGATGGAATCATTAACATCTTTGACATTGCAACCGGAAAGCTGCTCCACACACTTGAAG GTCACGCCATGCCCATCAGATCCCTCACTTTCTCCCCCGACTCCCAGCTCCTGGTCACAGCCTCCGACGACGGCTACATCAAGATATATGACGT GCAACATGCCAAACTGGCCGGCACACTGAGTGGACACGGATCCTGGGTTCTGAATGTGGCCTTCTCCCCAGATAACACCCACTTTGTCTCAAG CTCATCTGACAAGAGTGTGAAGGTTTGGGACGCCAGCTCCAGAGCGTGTATCAACACTTTCTTCGACCATCAGGACCAG GTGTGGTGTGTGAAGTACAACAGCAACGGCTCAAAGATCATCTCGGCTGGAGACGACCGCGCCATCCACATCTACGACTGCCCCATGTGA